A genomic region of Alligator mississippiensis isolate rAllMis1 chromosome 4, rAllMis1, whole genome shotgun sequence contains the following coding sequences:
- the PLCL1 gene encoding inactive phospholipase C-like protein 1 has product MPSEKKISSASDCISFMQAGCELKKVRPNSRIYNRFFTLDPDLQALRWEPSKKDLDKAKLDISAIKEIRPGKNTETFRNNGLADQISEDCALSIIHGENYESLDLVANSADVANIWVSGLRYLVSRSKQPLDLMESSHNTPRFVWLKTVFDTADVDGNGIMLEDTSVELIKQLNPTLKESKIRLKFKEIQRSKEKLTTRVTKEEFCEAFSELCTRPEVYFLLVQISKNKEYLDANDLMLFLEAEQGVTHITEEMCLDIIRRYELSQEGRLKGFLAIDGFTQYLLSPECDIFDPEHKKVVQDMTQPLSHYYINASHNTYLIEDQLRGPADINGYVRALKMSCRSIELDVCDGPDNEPIICNHNNMTSPLAFRSVIEVINKLAFISSEYPLILCLGNHCSVQQQKVMVQHMKRIFGNKLYTEAPSPSETYLPSPEKLKMKIIVKGKKLPPDEDILEGEVTDEDEEAEISRRMSEDYSSAPRLIWLCRELSDLVSLCKSVRYKDFETSMKSQNYWEICSFSEAEANRVANEYPEDFVNYNKKLLSRVYPSAMRIDSSNLNPQDFWNCGCQIVTMNYQTPGPMMDLHTGWFLQNGGCGYVLRPSVMRDEVSYFSANTKGILPGVSPQVLHVKIISGQNFPKPKGACAKGDVIDPYVCIEIHGIPADCTEQRTKTVQQNSDNPIFDESFEFQINLPELAMIRFVVLDDDYIGDEFIGQYTIPLECLQPGYRHIPLRSFVGDIMEHVTLFVHIAITNRSGGGKAQKRSLSVRIGKKAREYTMLRNTGLKTIDDIFKLAVHPLREATDMRENMQNSIVSIKELCGLPPIASLKQCILTLSSRLINSDNTPSVTLCMKDTFPYLEPLGTTPDVQKKVLAAYDLMIQESRFLIETADTIHDKIVQCQKAGMELHEELHNLGAKEGLKGRKLSKAIESFAWNITVLKVSRKGTPFSAIIIGFLHLFAFLSSWKRLQI; this is encoded by the exons ATGCCATCAGAGAAGAAGATAAGCAGTGCTAGTGACTGTATCAGCTTTATGCAGGCTGGCTGTGAACTGAAGAAAGTTCGTCCAAATTCCCGGATTTATAATCGTTTTTTCACTTTAGACCCTGACTTGCAAGCTCTTCGGTGGGAACCTTCCAAGAAAGATCTTGACAAAGCTAAGCTTGATATCTCTGCTATAAAAGAGATCAGACCAGGGAAAAACACTGAAACGTTCAGGAACAATGGACTTGCAGACCAGATTTCTGAGGACTGTGCTCTCTCTATAATTCATGGGGAGAACTATGAATCTCTAGACCTGGTTGCCAATTCAGCTGATGTGGCCAATATTTGGGTGTCAGGTTTGCGTTACTTGGTTTCACGTAGCAAACAACCTCTGGATTTGATGGAAAGCAGCCATAATACCCCTCGGTTTGTGTGGTTAAAAACTGTATTTGATACTGCAGATGTTGATGGCAATGGTATAATGTTGGAAGATACATCTGTAGAGTTAATAAAACAGCTTAATCCCACTCTAAAGGAATCAAAGATCCGGTTAAAATTTAAGGAAATCCAGAGAAGTAAAGAAAAACTCACAACTCGAGTAACTAAAGAGGAATTTTGTGAAGCATTCAGTGAACTTTGCACAAGACCTGAGGTGTATTTCTTACTAGTGCAGATATCAAAAAACAAGGAATATTTAGATGCCAATGACCTCATGCTGTTTTTAGAAGCTGAGCAAGGAGTAACACATATCACAGAAGAAATGTGTCTAGATATTATCCGCAGATATGAGCTTTCTCAGGAAGGACGGTTGAAAGGATTTCTTGCTATTGATGGATTTACTCAGTATTTGTTATCCCCAGAATGTGACATTTTTGACCCTGAACACAAAAAAGTTGTCCAAGACATGACCCAGCCTTTATCACATTACTATATCAATGCATCTCACAATACATATCTAATAGAAGACCAGCTCAGAGGACCTGCTGATATTAATGGTTATGTTAGGGCTTTAAAGATGAGCTGTAGAAGTATTGAACTTGATGTTTGTGATGGTCCAGATAATGAGCCCATCATCTGTAATCATAATAACATGACATCACCACTTGCCTTTCGAAGTGTTATTGAAGTAATAAACAAACTAGCTTTCATTTCTTCAGAATACCCTCTCATTCTCTGCTTGGGTAATCACTGTTCAGTACAACAACAGAAGGTAATGGTTCAACACATGAAGAGGATATTTGGAAACAAATTGTACACAGAAGCACCTTCACCATCAGAAACCTACCTCCCATCACCAGAGAAACTGAAAATGAAGATCATTGTGAAAGGGAAGAAGCTTCCCCCTGATGAGGATATATTAGAAGGAGAAGTAACTGATGAAGATGAAGAGGCTGAAATATCTCGAAGGATGTCTGAAGACTACAGTAGTGCACCAAGGTTgatctggctctgcagggaactctCTGATTTGGTATCCTTGTGCAAATCTGTCCGGTACAAAGATTTTGAGACATCTATGAAAAGTCAAAATTATTGGGAAATCTGCTCTTTTAGCGAGGCAGAAGCCAACAGAGTTGCAAATGAGTATCCAGAAGACTTTGTCAATTACAACAAAAAGCTTTTATCGAGGGTATATCCAAGTGCTATGAGGATAGATTCCAGTAACTTAAATCCTCAGGATTTTTGGAATTGTGGTTGCCAGATTGTGACAATGAACTACCAGACACCAGGACCCATGATGGATCTACATACTGGCTGGTTTCTCCAGAATGGAGGATGTGGATATGTCCTTAGACCTTCTGTTATGCGTGATGAAGTGTCTTATTTCAGTGCAAATACAAAGGGCATTCTTCCAGGGGTCTCTCCCCAAGTTCTACACGTGAAAATTATCAGTGGACAGAACTTTCCAAAACCCAAGGGAGCTTGTGCAAAAGGGGATGTCATAGACCCATATGTTTGCATAGAAATACATGGAATTCCGGCAGACTGTACTGAACAAAGAACTAAAACTGTTCAGCAAAACAGTGATAATCCTATTTTTGATGAAAGTTTTGAGTTCCAAATAAATCTGCCAGAACTCGCTATGATCCGTTTTGTTGTTTTGGACGATGACTATATTGGTGATGAGTTTATAGGTCAGTATACTATACCACTTGAATGTTTACAGCCAGGATATCGGCATATACCCTTGCGCTCTTTTGTTGGAGATATCATGGAACATGTTACACTTTTTGTTCACATTGCAATAACTAATCGAAGCGGAGGAGGAAAGGCACAAAAGCGTAGCCTGTCCGTGAGAATAGGAAAAAAAGCAAGAGAGTATACCATGCTGAGGAACACAGGCCTTAAGACTATTGATGACATCTTTAAACTAGCAGTGCATCCATTACGAGAAGCGACTGACATGAGGGAAAATATGCAG AATTCCATAGTGTCTATTAAAGAGCTTTGTGGACTCCCTCCGATTGCCAGTCTGAAGCAGTGCATCCTAACTTTGTCCTCACGGCTTATAAACAGTGACAACACACCGTCCGTCACTCTCTGTATGAAAGATACGTTTCCTTACTTGGAACCTCTGGGCACCACGCCTGATGTACAGAAAAAAGTTCTAGCTGCATATGATCTG